The Oncorhynchus masou masou isolate Uvic2021 chromosome 8, UVic_Omas_1.1, whole genome shotgun sequence genome has a window encoding:
- the LOC135543835 gene encoding neurosecretory protein VGF-like, with protein sequence MVMTSHYAPSTARLILLVLLTVTPRLTATPVGGDGQREGHSRTHLKEDSLNPFHSPLEISPSPLRYPLDQTQDRIEDQEQSYGGPTNMDPAQALAAMLLEALDHAGRGEGDPVPLEERRDEETRKEEEEEERRVGERRMEQLGPALVAAALGEELREIEEEEEREERKRPEDRSWLLEEDGDRAGGGGEEGGQQKEEEEEEGEAGRWGGEKEKRAEGSRIGDDRRPIDLQRKARGYFQNIDLGLQDNEILPPLKGYKAYNTQLAQAGKKLHWEEERARNTPLGGNFMDDFENEAEEEAALSMVEEEEARARAEQQEVQRQQEEAERAREEEQRLADIASDMLLQYMGRQKQQGAPYLMARQKAGVNAAEDKRSEEVVTDGDDLDQQMIDRLIEISSKLHLPADDVVQIISNVEEKKKRKELTSLSNPVAPRYRPLVPPPLVTGPMYHYTASSNPKKDPYYQPYKNKWNKDRAKAKAYKQGAWFKPQKQFLAFPSYPYYQKPYRAYYPVFFPYPKPQYYDNTPMGEELPHSPPLDYELRPTRRRHRAGGRARGGGRHGWRQQPLPPRLPSSPYISNYILPHPRTYQPLPKPLSPQNRGRQPPFYYPPGPGGLGVAGGRVGGDYEDDDGLVPQLDSQEELENFISKIYMKRRMY encoded by the coding sequence ATGGTCATGACCAGTCACTACGCACCCTCCACAGCCCGACTCATCCTATTGGTCCTGCTCACTGTCACTCCACGGCTGACCGCCACCCCTGTGGGTGGGGATGGGCAGAGGGAAGGGCACTCTAGGACACACCTTAAAGAGGACAGTCTCAACCCCTTCCACAGCCCTCTAGAAATCAGCCCCAGCCCCCTCCGCTACCCTTTGGACCAGACCCAGGACCGGATAGAGGACCAGGAACAGAGCTATGGTGGCCCTACAAACATGGACCCTGCCCAGGCTCTAGCCGCTATGTTACTGGAGGCCCTGGACCacgctgggagaggagagggggatccAGTCCCTTTGGAGGAAAGAAGGGATGAGGAGacaaggaaagaggaggaggaggaggagaggagggtgggggagagaaggatggaacAGCTAGGACCAGCATTAGTGGCAGCAGCTCTGGGAGAGGAGTTAAGAGAgatagaagaagaggaggagagggaggagaggaagaggccaGAGGACAGAAGCTGGCTTCTAGAGGAAGACGGGGACAGAGCTGGTGGTGGcggtgaggagggaggacagcagaaggaagaggaggaggaggaaggtgaagCAGGGAGATGGGGAGGTGAAAAGGAGAAAAGAGCAGAGGGGAGTAGGATAGGAGATGATAGGAGGCCTATTGACCTCCAGCGGAAGGCTCGGGGCTACTTCCAGAACATAGACCTCGGTCTCCAAGACAACGAGATTCTTCCCCCTCTGAAGGGGTACAAGGCCTACAACACCCAGCTGGCACAGGCTGGGAAAAAGCTGCACTGGGAGGAGGAGCGGGCACGCAACACACCCCTAGGGGGCAACTTCATGGACGACTTTGAGAATGAAGCAGAGGAAGAGGCGGCTTTGtcgatggtggaggaggaggaggctcgtGCGCGTGCAGAGCAGCAGGAGGTGCAACGGcagcaggaggaggcagagagggctagagaggaggagcagaggctGGCGGACATCGCCTCGGACATGTTGCTGCAGTACATGGGGAGACAGAAGCAGCAGGGGGCGCCCTACCTCATGGCCAGACAGAAGGCCGGCGTCAACGCTGCTGAAGACAAGCGCTCCGAGGAGGTGGTAACCGACGGCGACGACCTGGACCAGCAGATGATTGACAGGCTGATCGAGATCAGCAGCAAGCTGCACCTGCCGGCCGACGACGTGGTCCAGATCATCTCCAAcgtagaggagaagaagaagaggaaggagctgACGTCGCTTAGCAACCCGGTCGCCCCGCGTTACCGGCCCCTAGTTCCCCCTCCCCTAGTGACTGGCCCCATGTACCACTACACAGCCTCCTCCAACCCCAAGAAGGACCCTTACTACCAGCCCTACAAGAACAAGTGGAACAAGGACAGAGCCAAGGCCAAGGCCTACAAGCAGGGCGCCTGGTTCAAACCCCAGAAGCAGTTCCTAGCCTTCCCGTCCTACCCCTACTACCAGAAACCCTACCGTGCCTACTACCCTGTGTTCTTCCCCTACCCCAAACCCCAGTACTACGACAATACTCCCATGGGGGAGGAGCTACCCCACAGCCCGCCCTTGGACTATGAGCTCCGGCCTACCAGGCGCAGACACAGGGCCGGGGGCAGGGCCAGAGGTGGAGGTAGGCATGGCTGGAGACAGCAGCCCCTCCCACCccgtcttccctcctctccctacatCTCCAATTACATCCTGCCACACCCCCGGACATATCAGCCACTGCCTAAACCCCTCTCCCCCCAGAACAGGGGCAGGCAACCCCCGTTCTACTACCCACCTGGGCCTGGGGGCTTGGGTGTAGCtggggggagggtgggaggggactATGAAGATGACGATGGGCTGGTTCCTCAGCTGGACAGTCAAGAGGAACTGGAAAACTTTATATCCAAAATATACATGAAACGCAGAATGTactag